The following proteins are co-located in the Gossypium hirsutum isolate 1008001.06 chromosome A02, Gossypium_hirsutum_v2.1, whole genome shotgun sequence genome:
- the LOC107944478 gene encoding protein JINGUBANG, producing the protein MLRFHCLPSFFILLHLGVTLFYGLPFRWIIYLGFVTSLFCMESIRVKKRGAFNVLFEETGSVVSRKLAKIKCSIAGIEEVKDSKGSSPTTSCDDNGGGSRLTNCNDCSSLGSSSGNSTPSSYVNSPWSMTALVVYDSSIDDESICSKEMIGSLVREEGHVYSLAVIGDLLYTGSDSKNIRVWMKQKEFSWFKSRGGLVKAIVVVGNKIFTGHRDGKIRVWKVSSKMDNNGVHKRVGSLPKIRDYIKAAIQPRRYFETEPCRRDVWLRHTDAVSCLSFNEDKTLLYSASWDKTFKVWRVSDWKCLESVQAHDDAVNSIVVGCDGLVFTGSADGTVKVWRRELEGKGTRHLLSQTLLKQDCATTALAVSPDSKFVYCGSSDGLVNYWECENHFSHGGAFRGHKLAVLCLVTAGNLVISGSADKSISIWKRTAGNEHRWLSTLKGHKGPIKCLAIEKDQESTENEWILYSGSLDKSVKIWRVSEEEQSIQSSNEIDSSDDKRTPTSSSSST; encoded by the coding sequence ATGCTGCGTTTCCACTGCCTCCCCTCGTTTTTTATTCTCCTTCATTTAGGTGTAActttattttatggtctacccTTTCGTTGGATCATCTACCTTGGTTTCGTTACCTCCTTGTTTTGCATGGAATCCATTAGGGTTAAAAAAAGGGGTGCTTTCAACGTTTTATTTGAAGAAACAGGCTCCGTCGTCAGCCGGAAACTGGCGAAAATAAAATGTTCCATCGCCGGCATAGAGGAGGTTAAAGATTCAAAGGGTAGTTCACCAACGACGTCGTGTGATGATAATGGTGGTGGTTCGCGTTTAACGAATTGTAATGATTGTTCTTCATTAGGGAGTTCTTCGGGTAATTCAACGCCATCTTCGTATGTGAATTCGCCGTGGTCAATGACGGCTTTGGTGGTCTACGATTCGTCGATAGATGATGAATCGATCTGTTCTAAGGAGATGATTGGGTCATTAGTACGTGAAGAAGGACATGTTTATTCATTGGCTGTTATAGGGGACTTGTTATATACAGGTTCTGATAGTAAAAACATACGTGTTTGGATGAAACAAAAGGAATTTTCATGGTTTAAATCACGTGGTGGATTGGTTAAAGCGATTGTCGTCGTCGGAAATAAGATATTTACGGGTCATAGAGACGGAAAAATTCGAGTCTGGAAAGTTTCGAGTAAGATGGATAATAATGGAGTACATAAACGAGTTGGGTCGTTACCGAAGATTAGAGATTATATAAAAGCCGCGATTCAACCGAGACGGTACTTCGAAACGGAGCCTTGTCGTCGTGATGTTTGGTTAAGACATACGGATGCAGTGTCGTGTTTGAGTTTTAACGAAGATAAAACATTGTTGTACTCTGCTTCTTGGGATAAAACGTTTAAAGTGTGGCGTGTTTCGGATTGGAAATGTTTGGAATCGGTTCAAGCACATGACGATGCGGTGAACTCGATCGTTGTCGGGTGTGATGGTTTGGTGTTTACCGGTTCGGCGGATGGGACGGTGAAGGTTTGGCGACGAGAATTGGAAGGGAAAGGGACAAGGCATTTATTGTCTCAAACATTGTTGAAACAGGATTGTGCTACTACAGCATTGGCTGTAAGCCCTGATTCTAAGTTTGTTTATTGTGGTTCTTCCGATGGGTTGGTTAATTACTGGGAATGTGAGAATCATTTTTCTCATGGTGGTGCTTTTAGAGGACATAAATTGGCCGTTCTTTGTTTGGTAACGGCGGGGAATCTCGTGATTAGCGGATCGGCAGATAAATCGATATCGATATGGAAAAGAACGGCGGGGAACGAGCATCGTTGGTTGTCGACGTTGAAAGGTCACAAGGGTCCAATTAAGTGTTTGGCGATCGAAAAGGATCAAGAATCGACTGAAAATGAGTGGATTCTTTACAGTGGTAGCCTAGATAAGTCGGTGAAGATTTGGCGGGTATCAGAGGAAGAACAGTCGATTCAAAGCTCGAATGAGATTGATTCATCGGACGACAAACGTACGCCgacctcatcatcatcat
- the LOC107944477 gene encoding uncharacterized protein: MSEREEDYDSDAPEEFSNQQGIKQDENIRKIQKENKARVRREGKERRRLWAQRKTPRQSTKVEKVQEDVETDEESQAKKGMLPTNIVEMLASREKQVFLSDSEDEKAEVNPIPRKKKKKNSGVEPVILNDMPPPQCLQSSLEFLKKRKMQVPRSSLVLKNSNQVLRLSCAISTSGLRESCKRL; this comes from the exons ATGTCGGAAAGAGAAGAAGATTACGATTCTGATGCACCCGAAGAGTTTTCAAATCAGCag GGAATAAAGCAAGATGAGAACATAAGAAAAATCCAGAAAGAAAACAAGGCCAG gGTTCGTCGTGAGGGAAAAGAACGTCGAAGGCTTTGGGCTCAGAGGAAAACACCCCGTCAATCTACAAAGGTTGAAAAGGTCCAAGAAGATGTAGAAACTGATGAGGAATCTCAGGCTAAGAAGGGGATGCTTCCTACCAACATCGTTGAAATGCTTGCATCTCGTGAAAA ACAAGTTTTCTTATCCGACTCCGAGGATGAGAAGGCTGAGGTAAATCCAATTccgagaaagaaaaagaagaaaaactcagG GGTTGAACCCGTTATTTTGAACGACATGCCACCTCCTCAATGCTTACAAAGCTCCTTGGAGTTcttgaagaaaaggaaaatgCAGGTTCCAAGATCATCTTTGGTTTTAAAGAACTCTAACCAAGTACTCCGCCTTAGTTGTGCCATTTCGACTTCTGGGTTACGTGAAAGTTGTAAAAGACTGTAA